In a genomic window of Cardiocondyla obscurior isolate alpha-2009 linkage group LG08, Cobs3.1, whole genome shotgun sequence:
- the LOC139104548 gene encoding reticulocyte-binding protein homolog 1 isoform X2, with protein sequence MDMEKDNESCKLGSLEKRLTLRKNYKESNESNKDNTASTSQSLCDDDSILDFKSPKRIQSVQSKVINKPPDNSKKKVLLSKVKIMTNERKFKDKKLLQNKNIQQKVRQPLIESSFFKSEKKEVESPQNLNNVKTAYVCPLCLKNCKDESLQTAHMKSCAMKNNVSTKKLMDAVELQERQAAERISLGLLSAPLLQDKKKSTSRKMGPYDDPDFQLAIALSKSLYENEEIKEWDEAQIVAISSNPLASNDNTECLKKSTLQSFGFSSNKNTLPINNWPTNKAKRRKPIEPTILQRRTPAERERILTERIAEILMGYQDFTQKSHEKMEESNNVKEKIVLESQLLQQLHKIENTLWNRTKLMSIQDMFYVKQLSPHITPLEEKEKKINKEQNFMQFIEVNERHVKSEKSLDNQHTREINNVVKETNNDEESTISLNSVNMCCKEKKFLDDLATSWRNILNDSSASDIIVFVKNNKHIWTHKLVYYVRCTNILLDVISNDTEFSSAKEKILWVDTDYDVALAFLEFVYCGIIDKYSTILESEVSLSGIRTLGRKYQVHDLFAYLRQKESKSEVTDVKCDNNCAKNTKDIHLNIETSLSNSKLKKSFNTSLNRTHDGDNNKCFKKMSLPDDVDNDLHSSENDSISEKNFWTSQNEKTALMKSDEIHSRSSTPVKREVSTSPDMFDDTSMTKHIDKSAVQSKNLEESSNIHILLSLIKEDTNIDIYSQKILKSQNVEYSKLRENMLNCSKNVGQNLENIDSDPESNLDFSIDNMHKDSITNTPQRSKLKYIQDCSPKIIKHKSDLTLFIEKVQKENAKIDAILDSNIEGLSQVPFTKHNNPFHVDKHDIRSDNIIEKLKEKKPGRLTMIEQHIQSFATKNPEFYSRLSNEHKEDVTYTTTNSHTNTLSSNIMESSQNNISNRTLNFTLLDEKHVKTSEQDTTVLVKCQQSETINQALEEISFDLETNEKDMSMYSKYMKNHKDNSIAKYRSAISGNKLNCNLSDKNMSYESIDENSDFNEAKKDEILTQCVLTQKNTDAIVLLDSDVESISSNISHIVSENNDSNHENNAFNFSQQSINEMKDIEQDVENRNSNGSELLEIGKFSQVTDTKKGKDINSTIQSNKNKLNTTEPTFVTQKSELNNDCEKEESISSPIFVSSSPDVSSDESCNSVLNKESLLQNKSCTKGTSEINNSKLRRSDKFSFNFEDDIYLANVDIDKYEKSHILEKSHSFNTLSMEKMKKTSKCNNKVNVAEDNCKNLDNNAVSLTQNFASIKKFKKKSLSEGQINTNRLYNQKATSSLATQLQCNYIQNIANAKIPKITDKDVTPPPDYNGLSTPELHKEMKNYGLKVQKRSRAVKLLTHIYNELHPLVPEKTIGQQITEISSDESEGPPLKKRNVDNSSEKSSGAEDSDNELSCSQNRYI encoded by the exons atggaCATGGAAAAGGACAATGAATCCTGTAAGCTTGGTAGTTTAGAAAAAAGATTGACATtaaggaaaaattataaagaaag TAATGAAAGCAATAAAGACAACACTGCTTCTACATCCCAATCTCTATGTGATGACGATAGtatattagattttaaatCTCCAAAAAGAATACAATCTGTTCAatcaaaagtaattaataaacctCCAGATAATTCCAAGAAGAAAGTACTTCTTtctaaagttaaaattatgaCCAATGAAAGGAAattcaaagataaaaaattattacagaataAAAACATTCAACAAAAAGTAAGACAGCCATTAATTGAATCATCTTTTTTCAAAtctgaaaagaaagaagtggAATCACcacaaaatttaaacaatgtaAAAACAGCTTATGTATGCCCACTGTGCTTAAAAAACTGTAAAGATGAAAGTTTGCAAACTGCACATATGAAAAGTTGTgctatgaaaaataatgtgtctacaaagaaattaatggaTGCTGTGGAGCTACAAGAACGGCAAGCTGCAGAAAGGATATCGTTAGGTTTGCTTTCTGCACCTTTATTACAGGATAAGAAAAAATCTACATCGCGTAAAATG gggcCATATGATGACCCTGACTTCCAGCTGGCTATAGCACTTTCCAAATCTTTATACGaaaacgaagaaataaaagagtGGGACGAAGCTCAGATCGTAGCTATATCCTCTAATCCGTTAGCATCGAACGACAATACAGAATGCTTGAAAAAATCGACGTTGCAAAGTTTTGGATTTAGTAGCAATAAAAACACATTACCAATAAATAATTGGCCTACTAATAAAGCTAAAagaa GAAAGCCTATTGAACCAACTATTTTACAAAGACGTACACCTGCAGAAAGAGAACGTATTTTAACAGAGAGAATAGCTGAGATACTTATGGGATATCAGGATTTTACTCAAAAATCTCACGAAAAAATGGAAGAGTCTAACAATGTTAAagagaaaattgttttagaaAGTCAATTACTTCaacaattacataaaatt GAGAATACATTGTGGAATAGGACAAAACTAATGTCAATACAAGatatgttttatgtaaaaCAATTATCACCCCATATAACACcattagaagaaaaagagaagaaaataaat aaagagcagaattttatgcaatttattgAAGTAAATGAAAGACAtgtaaaaagtgaaaaatcTTTAGATAATCAACACACTcgggaaataaataatgttgtaAAAGAAACGAACAACGACGAAGAATCaactatttctttaaattcagTTAATATGTGttgcaaagaaaagaaatttcttgaTGATCTAGCAACAAGTTGGAGAAATATACTTAATGATAGTTCTGCAAGTGACATTATTGtgttcgtaaaaaataataagcatATATGGACGCATAAATTGGTTTACTATGTACGTTgcacaaatattttacttgatGTAATTTCAAACGATACGGAATTTTCTagtgcaaaagaaaaaattttgtggGTTGATACAGACTATGATGTTGCTTTGGCTTTTTTGGAATTTGTTTACTGTggaataattgataaatattcaACTATCCTTGAATCTGAGGTATCTTTATCTGGCATTCGAACTTTAGGAAGAAAGTACCAAGTACATGATTTATTTGCTTATTTACGTCAGAAAGAATCTAAATCTGAGGTAACAGATGTCAAATGTGATAATAACTGtgcaaaaaatacaaaagatatacatttaaatatagaaacatCTTTAagtaattcaaaattaaagaaatcttttaacaCATCATTAAATCGTACGCATGATGGGGATAACAATAagtgctttaaaaaaatgtcattaCCGGACGATGTCGATAATGATTTGCACTCTTCTGAAAATGATTCCATATCTGAAAAAAACTTCTGGACTTCGCAAAATGAAAAAACTGCTTTAATGAAATCAGATGAAATACATTCCAGGAGCAGCACACCTGTAAAAAGGGAAGTTAGTACATCTCCTGATATGTTTGACGACACTTCTATGACAAAACATATTGATAAATCTGCAGTACAGTCTAAGAATCTTGAAGAATCTTCAAATATTCACATATTActaagtttaattaaagaagatactaatattgatatttatagtcaaaaaatattaaaatctcaaaATGTAGAATATTCAAAATTGCGAGAAAATATGCTTAATTGTTCGAAAAACGTAGGACAAAATTTAGAGAATATTGATTCAGATCCTGAATCAAATTTAGACTTTTCTATTGATAATATGCATAAAGATTCTATAACTAATACTCCGCAAAGaagtaaattgaaatatattcaaGATTGTTctccaaaaataataaaacataaaagtGATCTCACATTATTTATCGAAAAAGTCCAGAAGGAAAATGCGAAAATAGATGCAATATTAGATTCGAATATAGAAGGCCTTTCACAAGTACCTTTTACAAAGCACAACAATCCATTTCATGTAGACAAACATGATATTCGATCTGAcaacattattgaaaaattgaaagagaaaaagcctGGTAGATTGACTATGATAGAACAACACATACAATCATTTGCTACCAAAAATCCAGAATTTTATTCTCGTCTTTCTAATGAGCATAAAGAAGATGTTACATATACTACTACCAATTCGCATACAAATACTCTTTCTTCTAATATAATGGAATCTTCTCAAAATAACATATCGAATCGTACactaaattttactttattagaTGAGAAACATGTAAAAACTTCAGAACAAGATACAACTGTGCTAGTAAAATGTCAACAGTCTGAAACAATAAATCAAGCACTTGAGGAAATTTCGTTTGATTTAGAAACGAACGAGAAAGATATGTCTATGTACTCTAAGTATATGAAAAATCACAAGGACAATAGCATAGCAAAGTATCGTTCAGCAATCagtggaaataaattaaattgtaatctatctgataaaaatatgtcATATGAATCGATCGATGAAAATAGTGATTTTAATGAAGctaaaaaagatgaaattttGACTCAATGTGTTTTGACACAAAAAAATACAGATGCAATTGTTTTATTAGATTCAGATGTTGAAAGTATATCTTCGAATATTAGTCACATTGTTTCAGAGAATAATGATTCCAACCATGAAAATaatgcgtttaatttttcacaacAATCAATAAATGAAATGAAAGATATTGAACAGGATGTTGAAAATAGAAACAGCAATGGAAGTGAATTACTTGAAATCGGAAAATTTTCACAAGTAACAGAcacgaaaaaaggaaaagatattAATAGTACGAttcaatcaaataaaaataaattaaatactacaGAGCCAACGTTTGTGACACAAAAATctgaattaaataacgattgcGAAAAAGAAGAATCCATTTCAAGCCCAATCTTTGTGTCTTCCAGTCCAGATGTTTCAAGTGATGAAAGTTGTAATTCTGTTTTAAATAAGGAAAGCTTGCTTCAAAATAAAAGCTGTACTAAGGGTACatcagaaataaataatagtaaattaAGAAGATcggataaattttcttttaattttgaagaCGATATATATCTTGCAAATGTTGATATAGATAAATATGAGAAATCACATATTTTAGAGAAAAGTCATTCATTTAACACCTTAAGTAtggaaaaaatgaaaaaaacaagCAAATGCAATAACAAAGTAAACGTAGCAGaagataattgtaaaaatttagataataatGCTGTATCTTTGACACAAAATTTTGCAAGTATTaagaagtttaaaaaaaaatctttatccgAGGGACAGATTAATACAAATAGATTATATAATCAGAAGGCTACATCAAGTTTAGCCACGCAACtacaatgtaattatattcaaaatatcGCAAATGCAAAAATACCTAAAATAACTGATAAAGATGTTACACCACCACCTGATTACAATGGCCTGAGTACTCCTGAATTACAC aaagaaatgaaaaactATGGGCTAAAGGTACAAAAACGTAGCAGagctgtaaaattattaacgcatATTTACAACGAACTTCATCCTTTAGTGCCTGAGAAGACAATAGGGCAACAAATTACCGAGATTTCGAGTGATGAGAGCGAAGGCCCTCcattaaaaaaacgaaacgtgGATAACAGTTCAGAAAAATCGAGCGGTGCAGAAGATAGCGATAACGAATTGTCTTGTTCTCAAAATAggtatatttaa
- the Asnrs gene encoding asparagine--tRNA ligase, cytoplasmic yields MSKEMSLPGIYTSDKYGNDETGDGSESKPFKTILRAMRYAKKEPFPIIYQDSRESGKKYDPASKSQLKKAQKIWLREQHKNEDKEKKLLEDEEKRLKNIEEAKAIVIEENKTLPEAKQIKIKESLNYRDQRVKIYGWVHRLRRQGKALMFITLRDGTGFLQCVLTDKLCQTYNALILATEASVQLFGILKAVPEGKNAPGGHELCVDYWKLIGLSPPGGADSILNEEALPDVQLDNRHIMIRGENTSKILIMRSALIQAFRDHYKDRGYYEVTPPTLVQTQVEGGATLFKLDYFGENAFLTQSSQLYLETCIPAMGDVYCMAISYRAEQSRTRRHLAEYMHIEGECPFITFDDLLDRLEDLICDVVERVLKSPYGHIVKELNPDFQVPKKPFKRMDYSDAIKYLRENNITKEDGSFYEFGEDIPEMPERKMTDAINEPIMLCRFPVEIKSFYMQRCAEDKRLTESVDVLLPNVGEIVGGSMRIWDYEELMEGYSRENIDPAPYYWYTDQRRYGSCPHGGYGLGLERFLCWLLNRYHIRDVCLYPRFLERCRP; encoded by the exons ATGTCTAAGGAAATGTCATTACCAG GCATCTACACATCAGACAAATATGGCAATGATGAAACAGGAGATGGTTCAGAAAGCAAGccatttaaaactattttaagaGCAATGCGTTATGCCAAAAAAGAACCATTTCCTATTATCTACCAGGATTCTCGTGAAAGTGGTAAAAAATATGACCCAGCATCAAAATCACAGTTAAAAAAAGCACAAAAAATTTGGCTTAGGGAGCAACATAAGAATGAAGACaaggaaaagaaattgttGGAAGATGAAGAGAaaagattgaaaaatataGAAGAGGCTAAAGCAATTGttatagaagaaaataaaactttaccagaagcaaaacaaattaagataaaagaaTCTCTTAATTACAGAGATCAAAGAGTCAAGATATATGGATGGGTGCACAGATTAAGACGGCAAG GCAAAGCCCTTATGTTCATTACCTTGCGAGATGGGACAGGCTTTCTGCAGTGTGTACTGACAGATAAGCTTTGTCAAACATATAATGCTTTAATACTTGCTACAGAAGCTTCTGTTCAACTCTTTGGAATTTTGAAAGCTGTTCCTGAGggaaaaaat gcaCCAGGTGGACATGAATTATGTGTTGATTATTGGAAACTTATTGGACTATCGCCTCCTGGTGGGGCGGACTCAATTTTGAATGAAGAAGCTCTTCCTGATGTACAATTAGACAACAGGCATATAATGATTCGAGgcgaaaat acgtcaaaaattttaatcatgaGATCTGCATTGATACAAGCATTCAGAGATCATTATAAAGATCGTGGTTATTACGAGGTAACTCCGCCAACTTTAGTTCAAACTCAAGTAGAAGGTGGTGCAACTCTTTTCAAATTAGATTACTTTGG GGAAAATGCTTTTCTTACTCAAAGTTCTCAATTATATCTTGAAACGTGTATTCCGGCAATGGGGGATGTATATTGTATGGCTATTTCATATCGAGCAGAGCAGTCGAGAACACGTCGTCATCTTGCCGA atACATGCATATTGAGGGAGAATGTCCATTTATCACATTCGATGACTTACTTGATCGATTGGAAGATTTAATTTGCGATGTAGTCGAACGAGTTTTAAAGTCACCCTATGGTCATATTGTCAAGGAATTGAATCCTGATTTTCAAGTGCCCAAGAAGCCCTTCAAGCGAATGGACTATAGCGATGCGATCAAATATCTAAGAGAAAACAATATCACGAAAGAAGATGGCAGTTTTTACGAGTTTGGAGAA GATATTCCAGAAATGccagaaagaaaaatgaccGACGCTATTAATGAGCCAATCATGCTTTGCCGTTTTCCTgtagaaattaaatcattttacATGCAACGTTGTGCAGAAGATAAACGTTTAACGGAATCTGTTGATGTACTTTTACCAAATGTGGGCGAAATCGTTGGCGGTTCAATGCGTATCTGGGATTATGAAGAGTTGATGGAGGGTTATAGCCGTGAAAACATTGATCCAGCCCCTTACTACTGGTATACAGATCAG CGAAGATATGGATCTTGTCCTCATGGCGGTTACGGATTGGGATTAGAAAGATTTTTGTGCTGGCTGTTGAACAGATATCATATACGTGACGTGTGCTTATATCCACGTTTTTTGGAACGTTGTCGCCCGTAA
- the LOC139104548 gene encoding reticulocyte-binding protein homolog 1 isoform X1, giving the protein MDMEKDNESCKLGSLEKRLTLRKNYKESNESNKDNTASTSQSLCDDDSILDFKSPKRIQSVQSKVINKPPDNSKKKVLLSKVKIMTNERKFKDKKLLQNKNIQQKVRQPLIESSFFKSEKKEVESPQNLNNVKTAYVCPLCLKNCKDESLQTAHMKSCAMKNNVSTKKLMDAVELQERQAAERISLGLLSAPLLQDKKKSTSRKMGPYDDPDFQLAIALSKSLYENEEIKEWDEAQIVAISSNPLASNDNTECLKKSTLQSFGFSSNKNTLPINNWPTNKAKRRKPIEPTILQRRTPAERERILTERIAEILMGYQDFTQKSHEKMEESNNVKEKIVLESQLLQQLHKIENTLWNRTKLMSIQDMFYVKQLSPHITPLEEKEKKINKEQNFMQFIEVNERHVKSEKSLDNQHTREINNVVKETNNDEESTISLNSVNMCCKEKKFLDDLATSWRNILNDSSASDIIVFVKNNKHIWTHKLVYYVRCTNILLDVISNDTEFSSAKEKILWVDTDYDVALAFLEFVYCGIIDKYSTILESEVSLSGIRTLGRKYQVHDLFAYLRQKESKSEVTDVKCDNNCAKNTKDIHLNIETSLSNSKLKKSFNTSLNRTHDGDNNKCFKKMSLPDDVDNDLHSSENDSISEKNFWTSQNEKTALMKSDEIHSRSSTPVKREVSTSPDMFDDTSMTKHIDKSAVQSKNLEESSNIHILLSLIKEDTNIDIYSQKILKSQNVEYSKLRENMLNCSKNVGQNLENIDSDPESNLDFSIDNMHKDSITNTPQRSKLKYIQDCSPKIIKHKSDLTLFIEKVQKENAKIDAILDSNIEGLSQVPFTKHNNPFHVDKHDIRSDNIIEKLKEKKPGRLTMIEQHIQSFATKNPEFYSRLSNEHKEDVTYTTTNSHTNTLSSNIMESSQNNISNRTLNFTLLDEKHVKTSEQDTTVLVKCQQSETINQALEEISFDLETNEKDMSMYSKYMKNHKDNSIAKYRSAISGNKLNCNLSDKNMSYESIDENSDFNEAKKDEILTQCVLTQKNTDAIVLLDSDVESISSNISHIVSENNDSNHENNAFNFSQQSINEMKDIEQDVENRNSNGSELLEIGKFSQVTDTKKGKDINSTIQSNKNKLNTTEPTFVTQKSELNNDCEKEESISSPIFVSSSPDVSSDESCNSVLNKESLLQNKSCTKGTSEINNSKLRRSDKFSFNFEDDIYLANVDIDKYEKSHILEKSHSFNTLSMEKMKKTSKCNNKVNVAEDNCKNLDNNAVSLTQNFASIKKFKKKSLSEGQINTNRLYNQKATSSLATQLQCNYIQNIANAKIPKITDKDVTPPPDYNGLSTPELHKEMKNYGLKVQKRSRAVKLLTHIYNELHPLVPEKTIGQQITEISSDESEGPPLKKRNVDNSSEKSSGAEDSDNELSCSQNSNDNASPAQKTINKEMQFYETASLLTLENSSNITEAFTRFINTDKDLYNKILQYEPINLEQLHSTLRAYGFKCKSSDLMSFLDQQCITFNVPEQSGKCRTRRKR; this is encoded by the exons atggaCATGGAAAAGGACAATGAATCCTGTAAGCTTGGTAGTTTAGAAAAAAGATTGACATtaaggaaaaattataaagaaag TAATGAAAGCAATAAAGACAACACTGCTTCTACATCCCAATCTCTATGTGATGACGATAGtatattagattttaaatCTCCAAAAAGAATACAATCTGTTCAatcaaaagtaattaataaacctCCAGATAATTCCAAGAAGAAAGTACTTCTTtctaaagttaaaattatgaCCAATGAAAGGAAattcaaagataaaaaattattacagaataAAAACATTCAACAAAAAGTAAGACAGCCATTAATTGAATCATCTTTTTTCAAAtctgaaaagaaagaagtggAATCACcacaaaatttaaacaatgtaAAAACAGCTTATGTATGCCCACTGTGCTTAAAAAACTGTAAAGATGAAAGTTTGCAAACTGCACATATGAAAAGTTGTgctatgaaaaataatgtgtctacaaagaaattaatggaTGCTGTGGAGCTACAAGAACGGCAAGCTGCAGAAAGGATATCGTTAGGTTTGCTTTCTGCACCTTTATTACAGGATAAGAAAAAATCTACATCGCGTAAAATG gggcCATATGATGACCCTGACTTCCAGCTGGCTATAGCACTTTCCAAATCTTTATACGaaaacgaagaaataaaagagtGGGACGAAGCTCAGATCGTAGCTATATCCTCTAATCCGTTAGCATCGAACGACAATACAGAATGCTTGAAAAAATCGACGTTGCAAAGTTTTGGATTTAGTAGCAATAAAAACACATTACCAATAAATAATTGGCCTACTAATAAAGCTAAAagaa GAAAGCCTATTGAACCAACTATTTTACAAAGACGTACACCTGCAGAAAGAGAACGTATTTTAACAGAGAGAATAGCTGAGATACTTATGGGATATCAGGATTTTACTCAAAAATCTCACGAAAAAATGGAAGAGTCTAACAATGTTAAagagaaaattgttttagaaAGTCAATTACTTCaacaattacataaaatt GAGAATACATTGTGGAATAGGACAAAACTAATGTCAATACAAGatatgttttatgtaaaaCAATTATCACCCCATATAACACcattagaagaaaaagagaagaaaataaat aaagagcagaattttatgcaatttattgAAGTAAATGAAAGACAtgtaaaaagtgaaaaatcTTTAGATAATCAACACACTcgggaaataaataatgttgtaAAAGAAACGAACAACGACGAAGAATCaactatttctttaaattcagTTAATATGTGttgcaaagaaaagaaatttcttgaTGATCTAGCAACAAGTTGGAGAAATATACTTAATGATAGTTCTGCAAGTGACATTATTGtgttcgtaaaaaataataagcatATATGGACGCATAAATTGGTTTACTATGTACGTTgcacaaatattttacttgatGTAATTTCAAACGATACGGAATTTTCTagtgcaaaagaaaaaattttgtggGTTGATACAGACTATGATGTTGCTTTGGCTTTTTTGGAATTTGTTTACTGTggaataattgataaatattcaACTATCCTTGAATCTGAGGTATCTTTATCTGGCATTCGAACTTTAGGAAGAAAGTACCAAGTACATGATTTATTTGCTTATTTACGTCAGAAAGAATCTAAATCTGAGGTAACAGATGTCAAATGTGATAATAACTGtgcaaaaaatacaaaagatatacatttaaatatagaaacatCTTTAagtaattcaaaattaaagaaatcttttaacaCATCATTAAATCGTACGCATGATGGGGATAACAATAagtgctttaaaaaaatgtcattaCCGGACGATGTCGATAATGATTTGCACTCTTCTGAAAATGATTCCATATCTGAAAAAAACTTCTGGACTTCGCAAAATGAAAAAACTGCTTTAATGAAATCAGATGAAATACATTCCAGGAGCAGCACACCTGTAAAAAGGGAAGTTAGTACATCTCCTGATATGTTTGACGACACTTCTATGACAAAACATATTGATAAATCTGCAGTACAGTCTAAGAATCTTGAAGAATCTTCAAATATTCACATATTActaagtttaattaaagaagatactaatattgatatttatagtcaaaaaatattaaaatctcaaaATGTAGAATATTCAAAATTGCGAGAAAATATGCTTAATTGTTCGAAAAACGTAGGACAAAATTTAGAGAATATTGATTCAGATCCTGAATCAAATTTAGACTTTTCTATTGATAATATGCATAAAGATTCTATAACTAATACTCCGCAAAGaagtaaattgaaatatattcaaGATTGTTctccaaaaataataaaacataaaagtGATCTCACATTATTTATCGAAAAAGTCCAGAAGGAAAATGCGAAAATAGATGCAATATTAGATTCGAATATAGAAGGCCTTTCACAAGTACCTTTTACAAAGCACAACAATCCATTTCATGTAGACAAACATGATATTCGATCTGAcaacattattgaaaaattgaaagagaaaaagcctGGTAGATTGACTATGATAGAACAACACATACAATCATTTGCTACCAAAAATCCAGAATTTTATTCTCGTCTTTCTAATGAGCATAAAGAAGATGTTACATATACTACTACCAATTCGCATACAAATACTCTTTCTTCTAATATAATGGAATCTTCTCAAAATAACATATCGAATCGTACactaaattttactttattagaTGAGAAACATGTAAAAACTTCAGAACAAGATACAACTGTGCTAGTAAAATGTCAACAGTCTGAAACAATAAATCAAGCACTTGAGGAAATTTCGTTTGATTTAGAAACGAACGAGAAAGATATGTCTATGTACTCTAAGTATATGAAAAATCACAAGGACAATAGCATAGCAAAGTATCGTTCAGCAATCagtggaaataaattaaattgtaatctatctgataaaaatatgtcATATGAATCGATCGATGAAAATAGTGATTTTAATGAAGctaaaaaagatgaaattttGACTCAATGTGTTTTGACACAAAAAAATACAGATGCAATTGTTTTATTAGATTCAGATGTTGAAAGTATATCTTCGAATATTAGTCACATTGTTTCAGAGAATAATGATTCCAACCATGAAAATaatgcgtttaatttttcacaacAATCAATAAATGAAATGAAAGATATTGAACAGGATGTTGAAAATAGAAACAGCAATGGAAGTGAATTACTTGAAATCGGAAAATTTTCACAAGTAACAGAcacgaaaaaaggaaaagatattAATAGTACGAttcaatcaaataaaaataaattaaatactacaGAGCCAACGTTTGTGACACAAAAATctgaattaaataacgattgcGAAAAAGAAGAATCCATTTCAAGCCCAATCTTTGTGTCTTCCAGTCCAGATGTTTCAAGTGATGAAAGTTGTAATTCTGTTTTAAATAAGGAAAGCTTGCTTCAAAATAAAAGCTGTACTAAGGGTACatcagaaataaataatagtaaattaAGAAGATcggataaattttcttttaattttgaagaCGATATATATCTTGCAAATGTTGATATAGATAAATATGAGAAATCACATATTTTAGAGAAAAGTCATTCATTTAACACCTTAAGTAtggaaaaaatgaaaaaaacaagCAAATGCAATAACAAAGTAAACGTAGCAGaagataattgtaaaaatttagataataatGCTGTATCTTTGACACAAAATTTTGCAAGTATTaagaagtttaaaaaaaaatctttatccgAGGGACAGATTAATACAAATAGATTATATAATCAGAAGGCTACATCAAGTTTAGCCACGCAACtacaatgtaattatattcaaaatatcGCAAATGCAAAAATACCTAAAATAACTGATAAAGATGTTACACCACCACCTGATTACAATGGCCTGAGTACTCCTGAATTACAC aaagaaatgaaaaactATGGGCTAAAGGTACAAAAACGTAGCAGagctgtaaaattattaacgcatATTTACAACGAACTTCATCCTTTAGTGCCTGAGAAGACAATAGGGCAACAAATTACCGAGATTTCGAGTGATGAGAGCGAAGGCCCTCcattaaaaaaacgaaacgtgGATAACAGTTCAGAAAAATCGAGCGGTGCAGAAGATAGCGATAACGAATTGTCTTGTTCTCAAAATAg CAATGATAATGCAAGTCCTGCACAAAAAACAATCAATAAAGAAATGCAGTTTTACGAAACTGCATCATTATTGACACTGGAAAACTCGTCAAATATCACAGAAGCCTTCACGAGATTTATTAATACTgataaagatttatataataaaatattgcaatatgAACCAATAAATCTTGAACAGCTACACTCTACATTGCGAGCATACGGATTTAAATGCAAGTCTTCTGATCTTATGAGTTTTTTAGATCAACAG tgCATTACATTTAATGTGCCAGAACAAAGCGGCAAGTGCAGGACGCGCAGAAAGAGATAA